A region of the Conyzicola lurida genome:
GCTGGTGCGAACCACGCGCGGTTGCGGCGTTCGGGGCCCCGTGGTTCGAGGATGCCGCGTTCCACCAGCGTCTCGATGGCGGTGTACGCCGCGGCCAGGGTCACCCCGAGGGCCGGCACGGTGAGCTTCGCGTCGATCACCGGGTTGTCGAGCACGACCGCGACGAGGTCGCGCGAGCTGGCGTGCGATCGGACGCCGACCATGCGGTGGTCCCAGTCGTCGCGAGTGATCGCGAGCGCGGAGGCGAGCGCCCGCGCGTTCTCGACCGTCGCCTCGACGGCGCGGGCGAGCACGAGCACGATCGGGTTGGCGTCCCCGGCGGCATACGCAGCGATCGCCGCGCGGTAGGCCTCCTCGTCGGCGAGCAGGCCGCCCGAGATCGGCAACGGCACGACCGGGGTGCTGAGGCGTGCCGCGAGCACGGCGCGCGCGGTCCGGGCGTTGCCGAGGAAGAACGGCCGCCGTGCCACCAGCCAGGCGTGGTCGAGCGCGGCCGGCACCAGCAGGGTGCGTCCGTCGAGCGACAGCTCGGCCGCGACGTCGCCGCCCGGATCGATCGCCTCGTGCACGGCGGCCACGTCGTGGGGCGCGTCGAGCGCGGTCAGTGTGGCCTCGAGGACGGATGCCGCGTCCCGCGCGCCCGCGGAGGCCGCGAGCCCCAGGCGGGCCAGCCCCGTCTCGCGCGCATCCGCCGCGAGGCCGGCGAGGGCCGCGCTGGCCGCGCTCTCTGCCCGCGCGAAAGTGGCGGCGAACACGGCGTCGTCGTCCGTGAATTCGGCACGGAACTCCTCGAGCGCGACGGACGCCCTACCGGAGGCCTCGAGGGTGGCGGGGTCGAGTGTCGCGGCGATGTCCGCGGGGGTGAGCAGCACGCTGTGTCCAATAGGGAAGAGAAAAGGGGAGCAACGCCATGCTAGGCGCTGCTCCCCCGGTTAGCCGCGGCCATCGGATTAGTCGGCGAGGATGCCGTAGAGGGCACGGCGCGCCTCGTCCAGCTTGGTCACTGCCTCGGCACGCTGCGCGTCGGTGGCGGCGAACCGGAACTGGTGCACCACGCCCATGAGCTTCGCGACGCTCTCGTGCAGGCCCGCGTCGGCGTCGGTGCGCTCGGTGACGCTCGCCCAGACGCGGTCGAGTTCCTCGGTGTGGGCCTCGACGTAGGCGCGCCCCTCGGCGGTGAGCTGGAACTCGGTGCGGCGGCCCTCGCCGACGCCCTCGATGAGTTCCTCGTCGACGAGCTGCTGCAGTGTCGGGTACACCGAGCCGGGGCTCGGAGTCCAGGTACCGCCGCTCCTCTCGGCGATGTCCTTGATGAGCGCGTAGCCGTTGTACGGCTTCTCTTTCAGCAGGGAGATGATCGCGAGCCGGACGTCGCCCCGGCGCTTGCGCTGCGGCCCGGGTGGCATAAAGCCGCGCGGTCCGAACCCGCCGAAGCCGGGGCCGAAACCGGGGGCGCCGGCGGCGAAGGCGCGCATGCGCTCTCCGCGTCCGAAGCCGCGAGGCGTGTGGCCCTCTCCGCGCTCGTGGCGGTGATGGTCGTTCGTGTGGAAGTCGCTGTTCATAGCGGTTCCGTCCTTTCGTCAGATTCGCCGACCGTTCGTCGGCGATGTAGTAACGATATATCGGTATCTATCGGAACGCAAGAGCAAACTTAAAAGAAAAACGCCCGGAGGCCGTCAGGCATCCGGGCGTCACTACCACGACGACTATTCGTCGAGAGCGAGTTCCTTGGGCAGCTCGAGCTCCTTCGAGCTCAGCTCTTCGACGTTGACGTCCTTGAAAGTGAGAACGCGTACGCTCTTCACGAAGCGGTCGGAACGGTAGACGTCCCACACCCACACGTCGTTCATCGTCAATTCGAAGTAGAAGTCGTGCTCGGTGTCCTGGCGCACGAGTTCGACCTCGTTCGCGAGGTAGAAGCGGCGTTCCGTCTCCACGACATAGCGGAACTGCCCCACCACGTCACGGTATTCGCGGTACAGGGCTAGCTCGACCTCGCGGTCGTAGTCTTCGAACTCGTCTTCGTCCATCGTCTGACAATCCTAAGCCGAAGTCTTGAGCCACGTGCGCCGGTGCAGATCCGTCGCGCCGAGCTCGTCGATCGCGGCGAAGTGCGCCGCGGAGCCGTAGCCCTTGTTGCCGGCCCAGCCGTAGCCGGGCAGGCGGCCGTCGGCCTCGATCATCAGGGTGTCCCTGTGCACTTTTGCCACGACGGATGCCGCGGCCACCGACGCGCAGTCGCGGTCGGCCTTCACGCGGGTCTGAACCCGCAGTGGTGCCTGCAGCGCCGGATTCAACCAGTCGTGCGACCCGTCCAGCAGGATGACGCTCTCGTTGACGAGCGCCCCGGCCTGGTGCATCGCGACGAGCCCGCGTTTCGCCGCGAGCCCGAGGGCCGCGACGATGCCGATCGCGTCGACCTCGTCGGCCGACGCCAGCCCGACCGCCGTGTGCACCGCCCAGGCGACGGTGAGCGGCTCGAGTTCCACGCGCCGCTTCTCGCTGAGCATCTTCGAGTCGCGCAGTCCGACCGGGTGTGCACCGACCGCCTGGTCGACCAGACAGAGTCCGACCGCGACCGGCCCGGCAATCGCGCCCCGGCCCACCTCGTCGATGCCGATGACGTAGCGCGCCCCGGCCCGGTGCATCGCCGTCTCGACCTCGAGGGTCGGGTCCGTCACCGCCATGTCAGTCCTTCGCGGCGTCGACACCGCGGAAGACGATGGGGTAGTTGTCGAGCCAGGTCCAGCGGTCGAGCGGCCAGGTCACCAGCACCGCGCGCCCCACGACGTTGTCGATCGGCACGAAGGCGGTCTCGGGGTCGAGGGCGTAGTGGTACGAGGAGTCGGCCGAGTCGTAGCGGTTGTCGCCCATCACCCAGAGCGAGTCCTCCGGCACGGTGATCGTGAAGTCGTTCGTCGTGGCCTTGGTGGCGTTGCCCAGCTCGGTGTACGGCTCCTCGAGCGGGACGCCGTTGACGAGCATCTGGCCGAGGTCGTTGCAGCAGGTGACGAGGTCGCCCGGCAGGCCGATGACGCGCTTGATCAGGTGGTCGTCGCTGTCGGGCGCGCTGAGTCCGACGAAACCGAGCACGGCGTCGATCCCGGCGGCCACGGGGTTCTGGTTCTTCGGCACGGGCACCCCCAGCCATCCGCCCGGGTCGGTGAAGACCACGACGTCGCCGTGGTCGATGGGTACGACGTCGGGCTCCAGCAGGTTGACAATGATGCGGTCGTCGACATGCAGCGTGTCCATCATCGATTCCGAGGGGATGTAGAACGAGCGGATCAGGAACGTCTTGATCAGGAACGAGATGAGGAGGGCCGCGAGAAAGATGAAGAGGATGTCGCGGAGGAACAGCTTCACTCCGCGCGTCTTGCGCTGCTTGTCCGTGAGACGGGGCTTCCCCGTCGTGCGCCGGCTGTCTTCGTCGGCGCTCGTCGCGCCAGCCGGCTGTAGTTCGCTTGTCATTAAACCCCTGAGCTCCCTGCCAATTGTATTCGGCAGGGAGCTCAGTAGTTCACCCGGGGGGGTGTGGGTCTCAAGTTAAGAGAGACGCTTACGCGTCGCGCTTCTCCTTGATCTTCGCCTTCTTGCCACGCAGGTTGCGCAGGTAGTACAGCTTCGCGCGACGGACGTCACCGCGGGTGACGACCTCGATGTGGTCGATGACCGGCGAGTGCACGGGGAAGGTGCGCTCTACGCCGACCTGGAAGCTGACCTTGCGGACGCAGAACGTCTCGCGGACGCCCTCGCCCGAGCGGCCGATGACGACACCCTGGAAGACCTGGATACGCGAGCGCGTGCCTTCGATGATGTTGACGTGCACCTTGACGGTGTCACCGGCGCGGAAGGCCGGGATGTTGTCCTTGAGGGAAGCCGCATCAACGGCGTCGAGAATATGCATGGTATTCACTCTCTGCAACCGCCACAGGTCGATCACTTTTTGATAATTCTTGAAGTAAGGAGGCGTGCGTCACGTGACCACGTTTCCCCTGTGGCAGAAACGTGCGGAAGCACAAAGATCAATCATCGCATAAATTGCGCGATTGCCGCCACTTCGCCGGGCGCCTCAGCGGTCGGGCAGCTCCTCGCGGGTGCCGTCCGGGTTCACGATGATAACGCGGCCCGAGGCCGGCCCGGGTTCCGGCGTTTCCGCGCGGTAGGTTCCGACGTCGATCGGATCGAGCGAGAGGGCGGCCTGCACTCGCGTACGGGTCTCGCGGAACAACTGCCAGACGGCGTTCCAAAAGGCGACGAGCGCGATCAGCACGATGACGACGGAGAGGGCGCCCGAGGTGGCGAAGCCGTAAGCGATGATGGCGATGTGCCACGCTCCGAGGACGGCCGCATCCGTCCAGGACACCGCGCGGGCTTCACGCACCGCTTTCCGTGCGGTCGTGAGACCGGCGACAGCCAGCATCACGACGAAAAGCACGGGGCAGAGCACGAGATACAGCAGGAAATCCCAGCCCACGCCGTCGAGGATGATACCACGGCCAATTAGCACCCACGAGGGCAGCACAATTGCTGCGATAAACTGCCAATAGAACAGTGCTCGACGGAGATACATGCTTTAAGGGTAGCCTCATGCTGGGCTCGACCACGAATACGGGGTAATTGCGGCAATGAAAGACCAATCGGCACTCCTCCCGAGTTTGGCGACCATTCGCACGGAACCTGTGCAGCAGCGCAGCAGCGAGCGAATCACCCTCCTCCTCGACACCGCAGCCTCCCTCATCGACGAGAAGGGCATCGACGGACTCACCACGAGCGATGTCGCCGCGCGCTCGCGCTCGTCGGTCGGAGTCGTCTACCGTTATTTCCCCAACATCCAGTCCTTGCTGCGCGCCCTCGCCGCCCGCAACATGGAGCGCTTCCTCTCCGCCACGTTCACCGTGGTCGATGAGAACCCCAGCGAATGGCTCGGCGAACTCGACCTCATCCTCGACGTCTACGCGCAGCTCTCGCGCTCCGAACCGGGCTTCCGCGCCCTGCACTTCGGCGGCGTGATCGACGAGCGGTTCATCGACAGCAACGTCAACTCGAACAAAGAGCTCGCCACCCAGATCCTGCAGTTCATGGGCGAGCGGTACGACCTCCCCACGACCGAGGACTTCGTCGTCGATCTGGATGTCGCCATCGAGATCGCCATGGCGCTGATCAACCGCGCGTTCCGCATCGACCGCGACGGCGACGAGCGGTACCTCGAGAAAGCCCGCGTCGTCGTGCGCGACGTCCTCGAGCCGTACCGCACCAATAGCGCCGCCTGACAGCACTTCTCTAAGTTTTCGGAGCTCTGAGTTTCGCACTCTGGGTTTCTGCAGCTCTGAGCTTCGGCAGCAGGTGCCGTCTAGACTGGCAGCACCATGATTGAACTGCGCACCCCCGCCGAAATCGAACAGATGGCCGTCGCGGGGGCCTTCGTCGCCAGTGTCCTCGAAGCAACCGCGGCCGCCACCGACGTCGGCGTCAACCTGCTCGAGCTCGACAAACTGGCCCACAGCATGATCAGGCAGCGTAAGGCCGAGAGCTGCTACATCGACTACCACCCCTCGTTCGGCGCGTCGCCGTTCGGCAAGGTTCTGTGCACGTCGGTCAACGACGCCGCGCTGCACGGACTCCCCCACGACTACCGGCTGCGCGACGGCGACGTCGTGAGTCTCGACTTCGCGGCATCCGTCGACGGCTGGGTCGCCGACTCCGCGATCACGCTCACCGTGGGCACGCCCCGCGACGAGGACCTCGCGCTCCTCGCCACCGTCGAGCTCGCCCTCGAGGCGGGCATCGCGGCCGCCCAGCCCGGCGGCAAGATGGGCGACGTGTCCGCTGCGATCGGCCAGGTCGCGCACGCGGCCGGCTACGCGGTGAACCTCGACTTCGGCGGACACAGCGTGGGCCGCACCATGCACGGCGACCTGCACGTGCCCAACGACGGTCGCCCGAAGCGCGGATTTCCACTGCGCGAGGGCCTGGTCTTCGCGATCGAGCCGTGGCTCATGCTCGGCACCTCGAAGATCTACACCGACAAAGACGGCTGGACACTGCGCAGCGCCGACGGCTCGCGCGCCGCACACGTGGAGCACACCGTCGCGATCACCGCTGACGGTCCGCGGGTGTTGACGGCGCGCTCCTAGCCCGGGTCCCCGACTGCCGACTGCTCGACTGGTCGACTGGTCGACAGGACGGTTCAGCCCCGTCGCACCTCGAACAGGACGATTCGCGCTCGCAAGAACCGGTCGACCTGTCGGGCGGGTGATCCCGCGGGCCCGCTACTCCCCGAGCAGATCCGGCCGCACGCGTCTCGTGCGCTCGAGCTGCTGCTCGTGACGCCAGGCGGCGATCGCGCCGTGGTTGCCGCTCAGCAGCACCGGCGGAACCTCGAGGTCGCGCCAGACGCCGGGCTTCGTGTAGCTCGGGTATTCGAGTAGCCCGTCTTCGTGGCTCTCCTCGGTGAGGCTCTCGGGGTTGCCGACGACACCGGGGACGAGCCTGCCGATCGCCTCGATCATCGCCATGACGGCGACCTCTCCCCCGTTGAGCACGTAGTCGCCGAGGCTGACCTCGCGCACGCGCGCACGCGTGGACGTGTGGGCGATGACGCGCTGGTCGATTCCCTCGTAGCGGCCGCAGCCGAACACGAGGTGCGGCTCGAGGGCCAGCTCGCGGGCGGTGGCCTGCGTGAACCTCTCGCCGGCGGGCGACGGGAAGATGACGACGGATGACGCGTCCGTGAGCACCTCGTCGAAGGCCTCGCCCCACGGCTCGGGCTTCATCACCATTCCGGCGCCGCCGCCGTAGGGGGTGTCGTCGACCGTGCGGTGCCTGTCGTGCGCGAAGTCCCGCAGGTTGTGCACGCCGAGGTCGATGATGCCCTTCTCGCGCGCCTTGCCGAGCAGCGAGATGT
Encoded here:
- a CDS encoding PadR family transcriptional regulator, with translation MNSDFHTNDHHRHERGEGHTPRGFGRGERMRAFAAGAPGFGPGFGGFGPRGFMPPGPQRKRRGDVRLAIISLLKEKPYNGYALIKDIAERSGGTWTPSPGSVYPTLQQLVDEELIEGVGEGRRTEFQLTAEGRAYVEAHTEELDRVWASVTERTDADAGLHESVAKLMGVVHQFRFAATDAQRAEAVTKLDEARRALYGILAD
- a CDS encoding DUF2469 family protein; this translates as MDEDEFEDYDREVELALYREYRDVVGQFRYVVETERRFYLANEVELVRQDTEHDFYFELTMNDVWVWDVYRSDRFVKSVRVLTFKDVNVEELSSKELELPKELALDE
- a CDS encoding ribonuclease HII — encoded protein: MAVTDPTLEVETAMHRAGARYVIGIDEVGRGAIAGPVAVGLCLVDQAVGAHPVGLRDSKMLSEKRRVELEPLTVAWAVHTAVGLASADEVDAIGIVAALGLAAKRGLVAMHQAGALVNESVILLDGSHDWLNPALQAPLRVQTRVKADRDCASVAAASVVAKVHRDTLMIEADGRLPGYGWAGNKGYGSAAHFAAIDELGATDLHRRTWLKTSA
- the lepB gene encoding signal peptidase I; amino-acid sequence: MTSELQPAGATSADEDSRRTTGKPRLTDKQRKTRGVKLFLRDILFIFLAALLISFLIKTFLIRSFYIPSESMMDTLHVDDRIIVNLLEPDVVPIDHGDVVVFTDPGGWLGVPVPKNQNPVAAGIDAVLGFVGLSAPDSDDHLIKRVIGLPGDLVTCCNDLGQMLVNGVPLEEPYTELGNATKATTNDFTITVPEDSLWVMGDNRYDSADSSYHYALDPETAFVPIDNVVGRAVLVTWPLDRWTWLDNYPIVFRGVDAAKD
- the rplS gene encoding 50S ribosomal protein L19; translated protein: MHILDAVDAASLKDNIPAFRAGDTVKVHVNIIEGTRSRIQVFQGVVIGRSGEGVRETFCVRKVSFQVGVERTFPVHSPVIDHIEVVTRGDVRRAKLYYLRNLRGKKAKIKEKRDA
- a CDS encoding MFS transporter, coding for MGWDFLLYLVLCPVLFVVMLAVAGLTTARKAVREARAVSWTDAAVLGAWHIAIIAYGFATSGALSVVIVLIALVAFWNAVWQLFRETRTRVQAALSLDPIDVGTYRAETPEPGPASGRVIIVNPDGTREELPDR
- a CDS encoding TetR family transcriptional regulator, with protein sequence MQQRSSERITLLLDTAASLIDEKGIDGLTTSDVAARSRSSVGVVYRYFPNIQSLLRALAARNMERFLSATFTVVDENPSEWLGELDLILDVYAQLSRSEPGFRALHFGGVIDERFIDSNVNSNKELATQILQFMGERYDLPTTEDFVVDLDVAIEIAMALINRAFRIDRDGDERYLEKARVVVRDVLEPYRTNSAA
- the map gene encoding type I methionyl aminopeptidase, yielding MIELRTPAEIEQMAVAGAFVASVLEATAAATDVGVNLLELDKLAHSMIRQRKAESCYIDYHPSFGASPFGKVLCTSVNDAALHGLPHDYRLRDGDVVSLDFAASVDGWVADSAITLTVGTPRDEDLALLATVELALEAGIAAAQPGGKMGDVSAAIGQVAHAAGYAVNLDFGGHSVGRTMHGDLHVPNDGRPKRGFPLREGLVFAIEPWLMLGTSKIYTDKDGWTLRSADGSRAAHVEHTVAITADGPRVLTARS
- the trmD gene encoding tRNA (guanosine(37)-N1)-methyltransferase TrmD; this translates as MRIDIISIFPEFFGVLDISLLGKAREKGIIDLGVHNLRDFAHDRHRTVDDTPYGGGAGMVMKPEPWGEAFDEVLTDASSVVIFPSPAGERFTQATARELALEPHLVFGCGRYEGIDQRVIAHTSTRARVREVSLGDYVLNGGEVAVMAMIEAIGRLVPGVVGNPESLTEESHEDGLLEYPSYTKPGVWRDLEVPPVLLSGNHGAIAAWRHEQQLERTRRVRPDLLGE